The sequence below is a genomic window from Candidatus Methylomirabilota bacterium.
GTCCACCTGCCGGAGATTGGCGACTCGCGCCTGCACCGTCACCCCCTGGATGTCGAAGCCGAGGGTGCCGCCTATCGTGATGCCGAGGCTCTTGGCGATCTCCTCCTCTACGGAGATCAGGGGCTCACGCCTGGCTTCCTCCTCGGTCCACCAGCGACCCGTCACGACCGTATTGTGCTCGGGCGGCCGGGCGCCCCAGGTCAGCACGTACTCGCGCGAGAGATACCAGGTTTCCTCGCGCAGGTGCCGGGGGGCATGGGCGACGGGCCTGCCATTGATCATGGCCAGGCGCGAGCGGACGACGGGGGTGAGGTCGGGCGGGCGGCCGGTTCGATCGGTGACGAGCTTCCGGAAGGGCTCGGCCTGATCGGGCTGGATGTCGAGGAAGAAGAAAGCCGGAGACCGTTCCGGTCCACGGTCGACCAGGTCAGCGCGCAGGCTTTGCTCGAGAAGGGCCACCGTCACGATGAGCATCACGGCCAGACCCAGGGAAACCAGCACCACGCCCGTGTGGGAATCGGGACGGTGGAGATTGCCCACGGCCTGACGCCAGGCGAGCGATCGGGCGCGCGGGAGCCGGCGGGCGGCATGGATCATGAGCCGCGCCGTGGCCCCGAGCAGGACCAGCGCGCCAGCCAGCCCACCCACGAAGAGCGCGCCGATCTTCAACGATCCCGCCTGCCAGAAGGCGAGAGCGGCCAGGCCCGCCACCATAGGTACCGCGGCCAGCCAAGGTCGCCGCCCTGGCAGCCGCGCCTCGACGTCGCGACGCAGGATCAAGGCCGGCGGTACGCGACGGATATCGAGCAGCGGCCACAGCGCGAAGAGCAGCGTGAGCCCCGTGCCCATGGCTAGCCCGGCCGCTACGGAACGAAGCGAGAGAGAGGCTTCGAGAGGAAAGGGGAGGAGCGGTGAGAGCGCGGGCACCAGGGCCCGCTGGAGCCCGGTGCCCAGCGCGGCGCCCAGCAGGCTGCCCGCGAATCCCAGGAGCACGGTCTGGAGGAGATAGGCAGCGAGGATCTGGCGCCACCCGGCGCCCAGGGACTTGAGCACGGCAATGGTGTCGAGCTTGCCGCGGACGAAAGTGCGCACGCTCGTGGCCACGCCGATGCCGCCCACCATGAGAGCGACCAGGCCGGTGAGGCCGAGGTAGACGGTGAGCTGGTCCCAGAAGCGGCGCATTCCCGGTTGCGCCTGCCCGTACGTGATGATCCGCACGGAGGGATCCGGCAGCCTCTCGGCGAGCGCCTCCTTGAAGGCCTCCGCGCTCGTGCCCATGGGAAGGCGGAAGAGCATCCGGTGACGGACGCGGCTGCCGGGCCGCACGAGGTGCGTGAGCGCGAGATCCTCGGGGGCGATCATCACGCGCGGCCCGAGCGAGAAGACACCCACGGCGCGGTCCGGCTCCTGGCGGATGACGCCGCTGATGAGAAAGTCGCCCTCGCCTATCCTCATGGCATCGCCCACGGAGAGCCCGAGCTTCTGCAGCAGAGACGGGTGAACGAGGGCCCGGCCATTGCCGACGAGCATGGCCAGCGGCCCTGCGGGCTCCGTCAAGAGCTCGCCGTAGAGCGGGTAGCCCGGCCTCACGGTCTTGAGCTCGACAACCTGGCTGCGTCCGGCCACGCTCGACATGGCGACCAGCTCGTGGAGACCGAGCGTCTCGACCCCGCCCCGCGCGAGCTCGCTCACCGCGGCTTCCGCGGGGACCGACAGCGGCTGGCTGCTTCGTATCTCGACGTCACCGCCCATGAGCGCGCGAGCCGAGCGGCCCACCGTGCGCTCGAGGCTCGCCGCGAAGCTCCCCACGGCGACGAGGGCGGCCACGCCCAGGGTGATGCAGGCGATGAGATACGAGAACTGGCGCGAGGCTCCCCGCGTCTCCCGCCAGGCCAGCCTCAGCGTGAACTTCACCTCTCAAGATCCCTCTCCCCTCTGGGGGGAGGGCCGCCATTCGAGCCGAGACACGGCCGAGCTGCCGCAGGTACGAGCGTGGCGAGGCGAGGACCGGTCAGTGAGGGGCCGTAGTCATCCCGCGCCATTGCTCATCTCGTCGCTGACGATGCGACCGTCGCGCAGGGTGATGACACGGGCGGCGAGCGCGGCCAGGGCTGGGTCGTGGGTCACCAGCACGAGCGTGCTGCCGAGATTGCGGTTGAGCGCGACGATCAGGTCGATGATCTGCTTGCCCGTGGCGGAGTCCAGATTGCCGGTGGGCTCGTCGGCCAGGAGCAGGGACGGTCGCCGTGCCACCGCGCGGGCCACGGCCACCCGTTGCTGCTCTCCCCCGGAAAGCTGGACGGGATAGTGATGCCCGCGCTCGGCGAGCCCCACCTCGTCGAGGAGAGAGCGGGCCCGGTCCATGGCGCCGGCCTCGCCGCTGAGCTCGAGAGGCACGGCCACGTTCTCGAGGGCGGTCAGGGTCGGAATGAGGTGAAAGGACTGGAACACATAGCCGATGGTGTCGCGACGGAAGCGGGCCAGCTCGTCTTCACCGAGCGAGGTGATCTCGACGCCCCGCACGGTGACGTGGCCGGTGGTGGGGCGGTCGAGGCCCGCCATGAGTCCGAGCAGGGTCGACTTCCCGCTGCCCGAAGGGCCGGCGATGGCCACAAACTGCCGGGCGGGCACCTCCAGCGTGATGTCGGTCAGCACGTCCACGGGCCGGCCGCCGCTTTCGAGGCGCATGCTGAGCCCGCGCACCGTGATCATGATGACAGCCATACTACACACGCAGAGGATCGGCTGCAGCCGGAACAGACGGCGGAGTGCGTCGGGCAGATAGGGCGGGCACCTCGGGGTGCTGCTGCCGAACCAGGGGCACCCAGCTCGGGCTTGAGAACCCGGGAGTCGTTGGTTATGTTACCGTCGTGCGGTGCCCCGGTCGACTACCATCGCGGCAGCATCTGAGGAGGATCCCATGCTGAGACGATTGCCCCTGGGCGCTGTTTTGCTCGTCTGCCTCCTCGCGCTCATCATCCAGGCCCCGGCCGGCTCGGCCCAGGACCTCGTGGCCAAGGGCCGGGCGCTGTTCAACGACACCAAGCTCTCGGCTGACGGCAAGTATTCGTGCGCGTCCTGCCACCCCGACAACGGCCACACCGACAACAGGACGTACATCGGCGTGGAAGTCGTGAAGGACGGCGATCCCAAGGGCCGGAGCACGCCGACGCTCTGGGGCGTCGGCACTCGCGCGGCCTACTCGTGGGCCGGCACCGCGCCGAGTCTGTCGGCGAACATCCGCGG
It includes:
- a CDS encoding FtsX-like permease family protein, with amino-acid sequence MKFTLRLAWRETRGASRQFSYLIACITLGVAALVAVGSFAASLERTVGRSARALMGGDVEIRSSQPLSVPAEAAVSELARGGVETLGLHELVAMSSVAGRSQVVELKTVRPGYPLYGELLTEPAGPLAMLVGNGRALVHPSLLQKLGLSVGDAMRIGEGDFLISGVIRQEPDRAVGVFSLGPRVMIAPEDLALTHLVRPGSRVRHRMLFRLPMGTSAEAFKEALAERLPDPSVRIITYGQAQPGMRRFWDQLTVYLGLTGLVALMVGGIGVATSVRTFVRGKLDTIAVLKSLGAGWRQILAAYLLQTVLLGFAGSLLGAALGTGLQRALVPALSPLLPFPLEASLSLRSVAAGLAMGTGLTLLFALWPLLDIRRVPPALILRRDVEARLPGRRPWLAAVPMVAGLAALAFWQAGSLKIGALFVGGLAGALVLLGATARLMIHAARRLPRARSLAWRQAVGNLHRPDSHTGVVLVSLGLAVMLIVTVALLEQSLRADLVDRGPERSPAFFFLDIQPDQAEPFRKLVTDRTGRPPDLTPVVRSRLAMINGRPVAHAPRHLREETWYLSREYVLTWGARPPEHNTVVTGRWWTEEEARREPLISVEEEIAKSLGITIGGTLGFDIQGVTVQARVANLRQVDWQSFNTNFFVIFSPGALDAAPATYLATARARPEEEGAIQSAVIAAFPNITVIPVREVLERLSGVLDQIALAIRLLAGVSVATGVIVTAGALGVSRYQRLYQSVLLKALGATRGFVARLFAVEYALLGMAAGLCGSLFAAALAWGVLHWALDVRVGAGSPLIVAAGMVGATLLALGVGFLGTWRLLGRKPLGVLRGE
- a CDS encoding ABC transporter ATP-binding protein, translated to MITVRGLSMRLESGGRPVDVLTDITLEVPARQFVAIAGPSGSGKSTLLGLMAGLDRPTTGHVTVRGVEITSLGEDELARFRRDTIGYVFQSFHLIPTLTALENVAVPLELSGEAGAMDRARSLLDEVGLAERGHHYPVQLSGGEQQRVAVARAVARRPSLLLADEPTGNLDSATGKQIIDLIVALNRNLGSTLVLVTHDPALAALAARVITLRDGRIVSDEMSNGAG